From Pristis pectinata isolate sPriPec2 chromosome 42, sPriPec2.1.pri, whole genome shotgun sequence, the proteins below share one genomic window:
- the LOC127566484 gene encoding histone H2B 1/2-like — protein MPEPAKVSKKGAKKALPKSAGKAAKKSKWARKKSYAIYIYKVMKQVHPDTGISSKAMSIMNSFVNDNFEQIAGEASRLAHYNKRSTISSREIQTAVRLLLPGELAKHAVSEGTKAVTKYTSSK, from the coding sequence ATGCCTGAGCCGGCGAAAGTTTCCAAGAAGGGCGCCAAGAAAGCCTTGCCTAAGTCAGCAGGCAAGGCGGCCAAGAAGAGCAAGTGGGCGAGGAAGAAGAGTTATGCCATCTACATCTACAAAGTGATGAAGCAGGTTCACCCCGATACCGGCATCTCCTCCAAGGCCATGAGCATCATGAACTCGTTCGTGAACGATAATTTCGAGCAGATCGCGGGTGAGGCTTCCCGCCTGGCCCATTACAACAAGCGGTCGACTATCAGCTCCCGGGAGATCCAGACGGCCGTGCGCCTACTGCTGCCCGGAGAGCTGGCCAAGCACGCTGTGTCGGAAGGGACCAAGGCGGTGACCAAGTACACCAGCTCCAAGTGA